In Rhizoctonia solani chromosome 7, complete sequence, one DNA window encodes the following:
- a CDS encoding O-FucT domain protein — protein sequence MSGHLRLTGHRRSSSPISAYSDNFELMQPRPPSIGARIRNVTRYGGDGDEIIAPPPPSNEILPGRRDFKDYEERMRNMPQHNPDLPPPAGRNGRYVRFRNQVYGLGWNNILQEILLNTHVAHKAGRAYVHIPFHAAAHPAMGLGSKAPWIPLNAFMDAPTAGGVWPGGDPTPRAVSEEWYDTICPKGDRVVLDTEKVAGHLKESDAQTLIDFWAQKLKDMDDKCVEIDGREQVFNFYLTGSTRVLSAFDEFSKSATMQMLKWSDLVVGAVKRNFALISPVKQRNSRPLIFYPEGKIEGLLAMHVRRGDYSYHCTHFANWSSTYTSWALLPQLPDAFKIPEGAGGGQATPEAVAEYHRVCWPTNAQIVERARLMRKLHPGLDRIYILTNGKPDYLAKLKEDLRADGWKKLSTSQDMTLNWQEMWVSQSIDMSIAQRAEVFIGNGFSTLSSNVAMLRLSRGLPFNSLLHEALGHIITVELKSGALYRGKLADAEDSLNISLKDITVTGRDGKVSQLDQVYIRGSMVRFFIVPDMLQNAPMFKRVGPNAMKGRGIGTARGRATIMRGCYKKHKSDSEACATASAAVQAVLQPPAQGIVEGSVYCGQYSEPVRTIVSDTKPDEPKTEPKVEEEQLPDPKPLRTLDSLKWPYVPEPPSYVDPVTKNDPKPLTLPQYEAIATSLDVRKVLADNPDMHGLLRSIDKLYGPLRQQAIEEVLGVGTSSEQRHGTRAPTHDALARLRQEGDAEANARALRQLSEAIEKAIGVGDEQRGLAWEEGE from the exons ATGAGCGGACATCTGAGGCTCACGGGCCATCGACGCTCTAGCTCGCCCATATCCGCGTACTCAGACAATTTTGAGCTTATGCAGCCGCGACCACCCTCGATTGGCGCGAGAATACGCAACGTTACACG TTATGGCGGCGATGGCGACGAAATTAttgctcctcctcctccttcgaATGAAATACTTCCCGGCCGACGCGACTTCAAGGACTACGAGGAAAGAATGCGGAATATGCCTCAGCATAATCCCGATTTGCCCCCGCCTGCTGGTCGAAATGGCCGTTATGTCCGCTTTCGAAATCAGGTTTATGGACTTGG CTGGAATAATATTCTTCAGGAGAT CTTGCTTAATACCCACGTAGCGCACAAAGCGGGGCGCGCTTATGTCCATATACCCTTCCATGCAGCAGCCCACCCAGCAATGGGTCTTGGCTCAAAAGCACCCTGGATACCTCTTAACGCATTTATGGATGCACCCACTGCGG GTGGTGTCTGGCCAGGAGGAGACCCCACACCCCGCGCAGTGTCTGAGGAGTGGTATGATACGATTTGTCCCAAGGGGGATCGTGTTGTATTGGATACGGAAAAAGTGGCAGGGCACTTGAAGGAGTCGGACGCGCAAACTCTTATCGATTTTTGGGCCCAAAAGCTCAAGGATATGGACGATAAATGTGTTGAAATAGATGGACGAGAGCAGGTGTTCAATTTCTA CCTCACTGGTTCGACCCGCGTTTTGTCCGCTTTTGATGAATTCTCCAAATCAGCAACCATGCAAATGCTCAAATGGTCCGACCTCGTCGTCGGAGCTGTCAAACGAAACTTTGCACTGATTAGTCCAGTGAAACAGCGCAATTCTCGGCCGTTGATTTTCTACCCTGAAGGAAAGATCGAAGGTCTCCTCGCGATGCATGTCCGACGAGGCGATTACTCCTACCACTGCACGCATTTCGCGAATTGGTCGTCTACATACACGTCATGGGCACTCTTGCCCCAACTGCCCGACGCCTTTAAAATTCCtgagggggctggaggcggACAAGCTACACCCGAAGCCGTGGCGGAATATCATCGCGTATGCTGGCCTACTAATGCGCAGATTGTCGAGCGTGCTCGGCTGATGCGCAAGTTGCACCCCGGCCTGGATAGAATATACATCCTCACAAATGGCAAACCGGATTATTTGGCGAAGCTCAAGGAGGATTTGAGAGCTGATGGGTGGAAAAAGTTGTCTACGAGCCAGGATATGACGTTGAATTGGCAAGAGATGTGGGTTTCGCAGAGCATAGATATGTCTATTGCTCAGAGGGCTGAGGTGTTTATTGGGAATGGG TTCTCGACATTATCAAGCAACGTCGCGATGTTGAGGTTATCAAGAGGTCTTCCTTTCAACTCG CTCCTGCACGAAGCGCTCGGGCACATTATCACCGTCGAGCTCAAATCAGGCGCGTTGTATCGCGGGAAACTGGCAGATG CCGAAGACTCGCTCAATATCTCGTTAAAGGACATCACTGTCACCGGAAGAGATGGAAAGGTCTCTCAGTTGGACCAAGTGTACATTCGGGGGAGTATGGTGAGGTTCTTTATTGTTCCGGATATGCTCCAGAACGCGCCAAT GTTCAAGCGAGTTGGCCCGAATGCCATGAAGGGAAGGGGTATCGGAACAGCTCGTGGTCGTGCTACCATCATGCGCG GATGTTACAAGAAACATAAGA GTGATTCGGAGGCATGTGCTACTGCGTCGGCGGCAGTACAAGCAGTTCTCCAGCCCCCAGCTCAAGGTATCGTGGAGGGTTCTGTTTATTGCGGACAGTACTCTGAACCTGTGCGAACAATAGTCTCGGATACTAAACCAGACGAGCCCAAAACTGAACCCAAGGTCGAAGAAGAGCAGCTTCCGGACCCCAAACCGTTGCGCACTCTTGATTCGCTGAAGTGGCCATACGTGCCTGAACCGCCCTCGTACGTCGACCCGGTAACGAAGAACGATCCTAAGCCATTGACTCTACCACAATACGAAGCCATTG CAACTTCACTCGACGTCAGGAAGGTCTTAGCTGATAATCCAGATATGCATGGGTTGCTCAGGTCTATCGATAAACTTTATGGACCATTGAGGCAGCAGGCTATAGAAGAGGTATTGGGTGTTGGGACAAGTAGCGAACAGCGACATGGGACACGGGCTCCCACACATGATGCACTGGCACGACTAAGGCAAGAAGGGGATGCAGAAGCCAATGCGCGCGCTTTACGACAACTATCCGAGGCTATCGAAAAGGCTATCGGGGTGGGAGATGAACAGCGCGGGTTAGCCTGGGAAGAAGGCGAATAG
- a CDS encoding sorting nexin-3 protein → MSTGYAAPSPFARSSDLTGPNPFARTASTFNDPTSLVGREQTIEEMYSVPESFLEIEVRSPQTHASSHLPQTNIPAFKLRHSVVRRRYSDFEAFRDILERESTRVNIPTLPGKVFTNRFSDEVIEARREGLERFLNIVAGHPLLQVGTPFISAWLHLDSQTLLLM, encoded by the exons ATGTCTACCGGCTACGCAGCTCCCTCGCCCTTTGCCCGCAGCTCAGACCTCACTGGTCCTAACCCATTTGCTCGCACTGCGAGTACATTCAATGACCCGACTTCACTTGTGGGCCGAGAGCAGACG ATTGAAGAAATGTATAGCGTCCCCGAGAGCTTCCTGGAGATAGAGGTCAGGAGCCCACAGACGCATG CCAGCTCACACCTTCCACAGACAAATATCCCAGCCTTTAAGCTACGTCATTCTGTCGTTCGCCGGCGCTATTCCGACTTTGAAGCTTTCCGTGATATTCTCGAGCGCGAGTCGACGCGGGTCAATATCCCAACCCTTCCTGGCAAGGTGTTCACAAACCGCTTTTCGGACGAGGTTATCGAGGCTCGTCGGGAGGGTCTGGAGAGGTTTTTGAACATTGTTGCTGGACATCCTCTTCTTCAGGTCGGTACTCCCTTCATCTCAGCCTGGCTCCATCTTGACTCACAAACCTTGCTTTTGATGTAG